In Capricornis sumatraensis isolate serow.1 chromosome 6, serow.2, whole genome shotgun sequence, the genomic window agttactcagtcgtgtctgactctttgcgaccccatgaatcgcagcatgccaggcctccctgtccatcaccaactcccggagttcacccaaactcatgtgcatcgagttggtgatgccatccagccatctcatcctctgtcatccccttctcctcctgcccccaatcccacccagcatcagggtcttttccaatgagtcaactctttgcatcaggtggccaaagtattggagtttcaacctcagcatcagtgctccagtgaacagccaggattggtctcctttaggatggactggttggatctccttgcagtccaagggactctcaagtgtcttctccaacaccacagttcaaaagcattaattcttcagcactcagctttcttcacagtccaactctcacatccatacatgaccactggaaaaatgatagccttgactagacagacttttgttggcaaagtaatatctctggttttgaatatgctgtctaggttggtcataactttccttccaaggagtaagcgtcttttaatttcatggctgcaatcaccatctgcagtgattttgcagccccccaaaataaagtctgacactctttccacagtttccccatctatttgccatgaaatgatgggaccggatgccatgatcttcgttttctgaatgttgagttttaagccaactttttcactctcctctttcactttcatcaagaggctctttagttcttcattttcttccataagggtggtgtcatctgcatatctgaggttattgatatttctcctagcaatcttgattccagcttgtgcttcttccagccctgcatttctcatgatgtactctgcatagaagttaaataagcagggtgacaatatacagcatgatgtactccttttcctgtttggaaccagtctgttgttccatgtccagttctaactgttgcttcttgacctgcatacagatttctcaggaggcatttcaggtggtctggtattcccatctctttcagattttccagtttattgtgatccacacagtcaaagtctttgcaacagtcaataaagcagaaaaagattttttctggaattctcctgcttttaaTCATGATGAATTAGTTTATTAATCTGATTTTGAATTCTGTCACACTGGAATGTGTATAGATTTGGGAAAATTCTGACTGTAATTGAATCACATTTCTGCTACTTCATAGCACCTATGGTCTGTTGTtcttgcacatagtaggtactcagtaaatgagGGTATCAAAGGACACACTGAAGAGAACCAGTTATTGTTTAATGGCTTGGGAGGGTCATTCAGAAGATAGAAATACTTCCTGTAAAGTCTTTAGCACAGTCCCAGGTGCAGAGGGAAAGTTTAATGAATGTtaccttttcctatttcttttactgttttttgAATTCTCTTACTGACTTGAAcaagtgtgtgcatgcctgctcagttgctcagtagtgtcctactctttgcaaccccatggactgtagtttgccaggctcctctgtccatggaattgtccaggcaagaatactgaaataggttgccatttcctcctccaggggattttcccgacccagggatggaactggcatGTCCTGTATCTCCTGTGTTGTCAGGCTAGTTCTTTACtaatgagtcacctgggaagccctttaatgaGTGAGGCGAATCTATTTTCAATTCATGTTTCCTAAAGCTgccaatttgggcttcccagatggtgctagtgtcAAGGACTAGCTagactggcagactatagtccatgggatcgcaaaagagtcagacacagctgaagaaacttagcatgcacacactcaagGCTGTGAATTTGCAACTTTGCTTCTGCAAATTTGAAGAATAGTGATTGAATTTCCATTACTTACtaaatttctcatttcatttttcaattctGACTTGACCATAATTTATCAGGATGATTTAAAATCTCTAAATGATTGCTTttgtgctacgttgcttcagttgtgtctgactctttgcgaccctattgactgccaggctcctttgtccaagggattctccaggcaagaatactggagtgggttgctgtgccctcctccaggggatcttcccgacctagggatggaatccaggtcttttATGTCtatctgcattggtaggcaggttctttaccactagcgccacctgtttTAATATTAATTGCAGGCATTGTGATGTGAGCATGCAACTTATAATATGTTTGCTCTGGAGGAATTATAGGTCTTTTCTGGGTAGTCTAATATATGATAACTTTCATGGGTGATttataaatgtttgatagaagtCATATTTCCTAGTCTAGGTGATAGTGGCCCTGTATATAAACCTCTGGTTTACAGTCTTTTACATCATATTTCAAGCcttcttttctctattatttttctgtattttttttaccAACTTACAGCACTGGACTAAATTTCAGTGCTACCATGTTTCTGTTTGCATTACTACATATTGCTGCATTTTTCCCACTAAATCTCctataatatttgaaatttagTTCCATGCTCTTAAACTTTAATTATAGATCCAACTGTATTTCCATGTATATTGACCTTGTTTCTCAAATGAAACATGTTTTTATTGAATTGTCCTGGATGTTAATGACATTAATATTGATATTAATTATTTATCAAGATCTCATTGATGTTAACATTGCCACCTCTAATTACATCCTTCATTATATTTTCTTGCTCTGTATTTGcccatcttttttgttgttgtagtttTAGTATTAATAAGTATTTAGTATTATTTGAATTTtggcttttcttcctcttcaaggTAATAGTGGGGTTTATGTTTAAAGCAATCAACAGATGTTTTCATTCATAAGTAGCTTGTATTTATTATCTTGAGTGCTGTATGTTTGGGTCTTAAGtgcattgatttctgctttactgttaatattgcttttatgttttcttaaaGCTACTGAATTAATTTGTTTTagtatttatctggctgtgctgggtctctgttgctgtgcgggctttctctagttgtggtgcttgggcttctcattgcagcagcttctctaattgaggagcaggggctccaggtgctcaggcttcagtagttgcggctcatgggctgAGTAGTTGCGACTCCCAGACTCtagacacaggctcagtagttgtggcttacgTGCTTAGTGGCTCtgaggcatatgagatcttcttggaccagggatcaaaccggtgtcccttgcattacaaggcagattcttaaccactggaccaccagggaagcccttttacatattttttttggacacttgtcatactcctttcaaTTCTCCATTGCCATTGATTTAAACCCAGTATACTTTTGAAAGCAATTTAGAGTTTCTCTTAAGTTTTGAATGAAAAATTGCaaaattaaaactgcaaaaaTTAACCTATTGgcggagttccctggtggtccaaaatcactgcagatggtgattgcagccatgaaattaaaagaggcttactcctcagaaggaaagtaatgaccaacctagacagcatattcaaaagcagagacattactttgccaacaaaggtccgtctagtcaaggctgtggtttttcccgtggtcatgtagggatgagagagttggactgtgaagaaagctgagtgccgaagaattggtacttttgaactgtggtgttggagaagactcttgagagtcccttggactgcaaggagatccaaccagtccatcctaaaggagatcagtcctgggtgttcattagaaggcctgatgttgaaactgaaactccaatactttggccacctgtttcaaagagttgactcattggagaagaccctgatgctgggagggattgggggcaggaggagtaggggatgacacaggattagattgctggatggcatcactgacttgatggacatgagtttgagagaactccgggagttggtgatggacagggaggcctggcatgctgcgattcatgggattgcaaagagtcagacatgactgagcaactgaactgaactgaactggtggtccagttgttaggacttccactgctgtgggcctgggttcagtccctagtcatgaagctaaaatcccacaacctgcatggcacagccaaagataaataaatacattttttaaagtaattttaaccGATTTTACTGTTCCCTTCTAGTTCTTATTGGGGCTCTTGCTTTTAGCCAATAGAGTAAGTGTTCATAGGAGACATGATGAGAATAGGTATGCACATGAATTTATGTTCAagtatctgtatgcaggtcaggaagcaacagttagaactggacatggaacaacacactggttccaaataggaaaagaagtatgtcaaggttgtatattgtcaccctgcttatttaacttatatgcagagtacatcatgagaaacgctggactggaagaaacacaagctggaatcaagattgtggggagaaatatcaataacctcagatatgcagatgataccacctttatggcagaaagtgaaaaggaactaaagagcctcttgatgaaagtgaaagaggagactgaaaaagttggcttaaaactgggcattcataaaacgaagatcatggcatctggtcccatcacttcatgggaaatagatggggaaacagtggaaacagtgtcagactattttttggggctccaaaatcactgcatatggtgactgcagccatgaaattaaaagctgcttactccttggaagagaagttatgaccaacctaggttgcatattcaaaagcagagacattactttgccaacaaaggtcggtctagtcaaggctgtggtttttcccgtggtcatgtatggatgagagagttggactgtgaagaaagctgagtgccgaagaattggtacttttgaactgtggtgttggagaagactcttgagagtcccttggactgcaagagatccaaccagcccattctgaaggaggtcagccctgggatttctttggaaggaatgatggtaaagctgaaactccaatactttggccacctcatgcaaagagttgactcattggaaaaactctgatgctgggagggattgggggcaggaggagaaggggacgacagaggatgagatggctggatggcatcactgactcgatggatgtgaatctgagtgaactccgggagttggtgatggacagggaggcctggcgtgctgcaattcatggggtcgcaaagagctggacacgactgagcgactggactgaactgaactgataaacagaCAAGAGGTTCTAAAAGACTAGTGAAAATAAATTGAcagtttatttaagaaaataaaaacatgttaatTTTGAATGTGCTTAGCAtgatggttggagaaggcaatggcaccccctccagtacttgtgcctggaaaatctaatgtatggaggagcctggaatgctgcagtccatggtgtcactgagggtctgacacgactgaatgacttcattttcacttttcactttcataatttggagatggaaatggcaagccactccagtgttcttgcctggagaatcccagggacgacggagccaggtgggctgccgtctctggggtcatacagagtcggacatgactgaagcgacttagcagcagcagcaggtaccatAGCAGAGGTAtccctcttttttcccctgaacATTACCTGTAAAAATTACCTGCAAGTATCTTCTGATGTGAGAACCTAGTTTTCCATTACttctttctggattttttaatataattgaaatttttaaaaaatacattatttttatgtatcGTTCTCTATGAGACTGAAAGTTTCCACATAGAAGATACTGAGTTAGATTTATTTACCAGTGTTTCTTAAAGGCAATTCCACCATCTGCCACTTTGATACTCAATACATGTGAcatgaactgaatgaatgaatgagtagataAGTGTTACCATCAGTTACTCACTTTTGTTTAGAATACTGAAGATTGAATTTAGTTGTTAAGAATAAACAGACTCAGTGTCTGGATTTCTACACAAAGACCACTTCACAAATATGTTTCCAGTGAGGCAGTGGAGATCTTCACCTGTGgagatttctttcatcaaaacaCAGGATTTTCTACTTAAATACTCATTGCTGGATTAGTTCATTTTTGGGTTTATTCAATCATTCAGTAAAAATATGTTTGGAAATGCCATCCACTAAAAGAGAGCAGAATAAATTtgatctcacacacacaaaaagaaaactaaagagtttgataagaatttaataaataaaacatcatATTTAATGAAATGGAAAGCTGAACATATTTCCTAAATCTTAATACAATGTGAAGGCAAATAtccttatatgaaaatataaatatgacaagtataaataaataataaataaatcagggGAATAATGACTTAAGGACTGATGACCCTAGAGCTGAGTTTTTAACATCCTTGCTTAATACTACAAAATATATTCTTAAGTAATTCAGTAAATTTTGTGGCTAAAGCAGAAATCAGAAACTTCTGAAATGACCACAGGTGAGTGTGCAAGGCTGATGTGACATCTTAGTGAGTGAGAGTCATTTCAAGGTGAGTTCAGATCTCCACCCATCTTTCTTAACCTTTCTTGCAAGCTGGTTGACGATGAGAGGGCTTTCATCATCTCCACTCTGAGGATTTCCCAGGCGCAGTCACTGTATTCCTTCTCTTGCAGGTAGACATGGATGCCCTGGAAGTACCTCTTCATGGCCAGGGTGGGGCCCGTCCTTCCCAGGGCAGAGTCTTCCTCTCCCGTCACCTGCCCCAGGCAGGCATCCAGGTCGTCCAGCTGCTGATGGAGTCCAGTGCGGAGCTGCTCCAGGATGGTGGTGTCCCAGGCAGCAGAGGAACGCTCTGTGTGGAAGAGGTTGAAGCTCTGCTGGAGCATCTCGTGGAGCACAGAGatggcctgggcctcctgcagcTGGCtaccctccaccatctcctgggggaAAGCGAAGTCTTTTCTGTCCTGCAGACAGAAGCGAGGGGAGATTCTCCTCATTTGGCCCAGGAGCCTGAGGTTCTTCCTGCCAAGCAGCACGTGGTTCTGAGACAGGTCACAGCCCAGGGATCCTCCCAGGCTGACCAGAGCCAGGGCCATGAGTAGAGAGAGCACGAAGGCCATGGGGAAGATGCAGCTGCTGCTGGGCTGGCTGAGACGGCGTCTGGGGGAACCTTGAGGTAGGTTCTCTGATGCCGTGCTTTCTAAGTGAGGCCATTAAATAGGGAACATGGTAGTTTTCACTTTCTAGTCATTTCTCTACACTTTTAGTTccttttttgattttcatttatgtgTTCACAATATGATCAAATAAAATGTCATCAATCTAAACTATTAATTTTGTGTATTTCCCAATAACTTCCTATGTGCCCATCCAAATGGATATTTATCAATCAAATGAGAAAGGTCTTTTTCTTAACTCAGGAGTGACGTATGTGTGTAATTACACACATTATTGCTTTTTGTCTCTCATGCGTAAATGTTGCTCTCCTCTTGTCCATAAACACATCTGCAGCCCTGATCTTAGGCTCCACTTTTCCCTCTTACTTTACATAGGAAACCAGGCTCCCTCAGCtctgtatttctgtatttataaagTATTTACCAGTTCACTCTGGCAATTAAGCTCTTTGAAATAAATGATGTTTGTCTTTAGTGTTTGATTTAGAGAAGATTCTGAATATTATGAGTCCATGAGCTTCCCCTATGTTTCTCTTCCTTCTAGAACACATTCCTGCAGGTCCATGTGGTTGTGCTTCAGGGAACCATGGAGTCAGGACTATTGCAGACATCACACTTTCTTTCTACCATTTTCATACTGGAGACCTATTGTCCTTCACTGGCTGGGCCAATACCCCCAGAAGAATCCTGGTTCTTCTCAGGGAACATGGGTGAGGAGACTAATTCCAGGATGATTGTGTTTCCCCAGCAGCACCTCACTCACAGGGAGAGATCACATGGCGCCACCCCCTGTCCTCTGGGTGACAGAGTCCCCTTGCTCACCTGTTGGACTCCCTCCCTGCAGACAGGCTCACCACAGCCTGAGGATGTGAAAAATCTCCTTTCTGTGGAGGGCTTGTTTACTTGTTGGGAAAATAGATGGTCTTCCTAAACCCCCACCTTCTCCTCTGGAACGTTTGTGTGAAGGACTCGAGTTCCCAGTGGTGACCCCTCTTCTCCTGGCCCATATCCCCAAGTGTCCTAAGTGTCAGTATTGCCCACATGCTGAGAGTAAGGTGCATTTGTGCAAGTAGACAGAGGAATTATCCAACTGCCATTATTTTACCTTTAGTagagagaaaatttttattttaccaagGATAGATTTTATCATTCTACTCTGGTAATTTTTTGAACATGTGTGATGTTCAGAGTTTCTGAGTTGGAGGAATGAGATTCAGTGGTGTTGCTGTCTCTCATCAGAAGTTTATGTCATAGAACCCAGTGAGCTTCAGTTGCTCCTTCAGTCAGTTGATTCCACTGGGCTTCTTTGTTCCTGTGTCTCTGTCTTCCTCTGAGAATGCAGGGCAGTGAGACTCACGCTACTCAGTCAGGGGAAATAGCCTTCTTTCTTTGCTTGTGGGTGATTCTTCAGTTGaagttgttttaatttatattgacaTACTGGACAAGATGAGTCTCACTGCTCCTGCTCTAGTCCTAATTCATGATGAGGTGAGAACAATAAAAGGAAGTAAAGAGAGCCAGAGGGGCTGTACTCTATCATTTTCAAGactagatttttttgtttttctttgcaccTTTCCTAGAAAGTAAAATTCgagatgagaaaacaaatgtaGACCAAAAGAAAACCAATGTCAATCTGAATGTCATGAATATGAAAAAAGGGAAGTGGCTTTCCCCTGACACAGTGACGTATTCTGAGTTAGCAAACTTCAGTGCAGCACAGCGGGGGACATGCTGAGGCAGAGGGGAAGGATGAGGCCTGTATGAACAACAGAAAGGCTGGGACAGGGCTGGGTCTGCCAGAAACTCAATGCAGGAAAAGTTCTGGGTCAGTTGACTGCCCTTTGCTTTGCAAGATCAGTggcctcatttttctttcatttaatccaTGTAAGATCAGTttcaggagagaaggaagaagtcaCAGCCATCAGCTCACAAGGAACTGAGAAGCAGAGCCTCAGCTGGTGAACACTAACCCTCTCTGGCAGAATCGTGGGGACCAGCCTTGCTGAGCATCTGTCCTGGTGATAGATCCGCTCAACAATGAGAAGATGCTTTGTGAAAGCTAGAATTAAATAAAAGGGAATCAGATAATTCCAAAGATCATTATGTTAATTTGGGTAATAGTAAtcataatattaaaaagtaataactgaAGTTTGTTTGCTACTGATGGACTCGCCATTTTAAgctctttaaaatattaactcagTTCTCTCATTAACCCTATTTGGATCACACCATTTATACAActggagagaaatatcaatctggAGCATTGAACTATTCCCAATGTACCAAATACAAAGGTACACCTAAGGAGCTTTACAATGATTTGTCTGAACAAGCCCATTAAAAAGAGTG contains:
- the LOC138080904 gene encoding interferon omega-1-like, which translates into the protein MAFVLSLLMALALVSLGGSLGCDLSQNHVLLGRKNLRLLGQMRRISPRFCLQDRKDFAFPQEMVEGSQLQEAQAISVLHEMLQQSFNLFHTERSSAAWDTTILEQLRTGLHQQLDDLDACLGQVTGEEDSALGRTGPTLAMKRYFQGIHVYLQEKEYSDCAWEILRVEMMKALSSSTSLQERLRKMGGDLNSP